A genomic window from Quercus lobata isolate SW786 chromosome 10, ValleyOak3.0 Primary Assembly, whole genome shotgun sequence includes:
- the LOC115963741 gene encoding DDT domain-containing protein DDB_G0282237 isoform X1 encodes MPLLKKKQFSLAEPPKDLDPCELVYQVRFTKEIFRDYQEYLNRINLYRQRVWVCKVTGKTSLTYEEALVSEKRAGEKVQQFPKELMAPVLRIIQYSMLSLKDLAITIAEKLQKHLFVGAELYGRKENGVFACKITKVLDEDPEKIQYEVAWLDKNKKVMEHSLVSREDLIQKKVLFSRNVLKSFIRDSTYRSAPWVIHDKLAQNHGISTDLPEELRDQVFFKDGLLVCNKKRRKIEEDGKIEKEAGKNKRKKMEGDDESMKEPIKYPIDDLLVQPGADDPVFTDRPSPSRDFNVPLHCVGDLLMVWDFCSSFGRLLRLWPFSLEDFENAICHKDRNVILLVETHSALFRLLIKDNDEYLLAARKRNQNQKLKITLINWTEYLCDFLEITKLPESNFRATIKRGHYGLLDAHAKLGILKELVNLALQTDIFREKLDNLIEERQEIGATKRGEALEKARKKREEKEQLKAEADSNGVMDQQFLESVESVAENDNHSNQNGHMEKKRNGKILSSQQGNASENCEDKLANTTAKKKAKKLNLDVEVQPDNGKDSSRKEGLKYLKDDKKEGTEKRDKEHRREFYEREMEKRVICRNPLGKDRFYNRYLWFPRDGRIFIESSDSKEWGYYSSKEELDVLMGSLNIKGEREWALKKQLEKFYGKICTELQKRSKELAHKIAAEEAVLRRSTRVRAPPRENPANAFLRYVNKWKED; translated from the exons ATGCCCCTATTGAAAAAGAAGCAATTTTCCTTGGCAGAACCACCTAAGGATTTAGATCCTTGTGAGCTTGTTTACCAAGTTCGTTTCACAAAAGAGATATTTAGGGATTATCA GGAATATTTGAACCGTATAAATTTGTATCGCCAGAGAGTTTGGGTTTGTAAAGTCACTGGGAAAACTAGCTTGACTTATGAGGAGGCTTTGGTATCAGAAAAGCGGGCAGGGGAGAAGGTTCAACAGTTTCCCAAAGAACTTATGGCACCTGTGTTACGTATCATCCAATACA GTATGCTTTCACTGAAGGATCTTGCCATAACAATAGCTGAAAAGCTGCAGAAACACTTGTTTGTAGGTGCTGAATTGTATGGAAGGAAGGAAAATGGTGTATTTGCATGCAAAATAACAAAAGTTCTAGATGAGGATCCTGAAAAAATCCAATATGAGGTGGCATGGCTTgacaaaaataagaaagtaaTGGAACATTCATTAGTAAGTCGAGAAGATTTAATACAGAAGAAGGTGCTCTTTAGTAGAAATGTTTTGAAGTCTTTTATTCGGGACTCTACGTACCGAAGTGCTCCTTGGGTCATTCATGATAAACTGGCACAAAATCATGGAATTTCAACTGACCTTCCAGAGGAGTTAAGAGACCAAGTTTTCTTCAAGGATGGACTACTAGTATGCAATAAGAAGCGAAGGAAAATTGAGGAAGATGGAAAAATTGAGAAG GAAGctggaaaaaataaaaggaagaaaatggaAG GAGATGATGAGTCAATGAAAGAACCAATTAAGTATCCTATCGATGACCTGTTGGTGCAGCCTGGTGCAGATGATCCAGTTTTTACTGACCGCCCTTCTCCATCAAGGGACTTCAATGTTCCGCTTCATTGTGTTGGGGATCTATTAATGGTTTGGGATTTTTGTTCGTCATTTGGTAGGCTGTTGCGCTTGTGGCCATTCtctcttgaagattttgaaaatGCAATCTGCCACAAAGACAGAAATGTGATACTCCTTGTGGAAACTCATTCAGCTCTTTTCCGATTGCTCATAAAAGACAATGATGAATATTTATTGGCTGCAcggaaaagaaatcaaaatcaaaaattaaag ATTACGCTGATCAATTGGACTGAGTATTTGTgtgattttttggaaataacCAAACTTCCTGAATCAAATTTTAGAGCAACTATTAAGCGGGGGCATTATGGCCTTTTAGATGCTCATGCTAAACTTGGAATCTTAAAAGAATTGGTTAACCTAGCACTTCAAACAGATATTTTTAGGGAGAAGTTGGATAATCTTATTGAAGAGCGGCAGGAAATTGGGGCCACAAAAAGGGGGGAAGCATTAGAAAAAGCCAGAAAGAAAAGGGAGGAAAAGGAACAGTTGAAGGCTGAGGCTGACTCCAATGGAGTAATGGATCAACAATTTTTGGAGAGTGTAGAAAGTGTAGCAGAAAATGATAATCACAGTAATCAGAATGGTcatatggaaaagaaaagaaatgggaAGATCCTTTCATCTCAGCAGGGCAATGCATCAGAGAATTG TGAGGACAAGCTTGCCAACACCACAGCAAAGAAAAAGGCCAAGAAGCTGAATTTGGATGTGGAAGTCCAACCAGATAATGGCAAGGATTCATCTAGGAAGGAAGGGTTGAAATACCTGAAGGATGATAAAAAGGAAGGAACTGAGAAAAGGGACAAAGAACACAGG AGAGAATTTTATGAACGGGAAATGGAGAAACGAGTGATATGCAGAAACCCCTTGGGCAAAGACAGATTTTACAACAGGTATTTGTGGTTTCCTCGTGATGGGAGGATATTTATTGAGAGTTCTGACTCCAAGGAGTGGGGATACTACAGTAGCAAGGAAGAG CTTGATGTGTTGATGGGTTCGCTGAATATCAAGGGGGAGAGAGAGTGGGCACTTAAAAAGCAGCTGGAAAAATTCTATGGCAAAATATG TACGGAACTCCAAAAGAGATCAAAGGAATTGGCTCACAAGATTGCAGCAGAGGAGGCTGTGCTTCGAAGATCTACACGTGTACGGGCTCCACCTAGGGAAAATCCTGCTAATGCTTTTCTTAGGTATGTGAACAAGTGGAAGGAAGATTAA
- the LOC115963741 gene encoding DDT domain-containing protein DDB_G0282237 isoform X2 → MPLLKKKQFSLAEPPKDLDPCELVYQVRFTKEIFRDYQEYLNRINLYRQRVWVCKVTGKTSLTYEEALVSEKRAGEKVQQFPKELMAPVLRIIQYSMLSLKDLAITIAEKLQKHLFVGAELYGRKENGVFACKITKVLDEDPEKIQYEVAWLDKNKKVMEHSLVSREDLIQKKVLFSRNVLKSFIRDSTYRSAPWVIHDKLAQNHGISTDLPEELRDQVFFKDGLLVCNKKRRKIEEDGKIEKEAGKNKRKKMEGDDESMKEPIKYPIDDLLVQPGADDPVFTDRPSPSRDFNVPLHCVGDLLMVWDFCSSFGRLLRLWPFSLEDFENAICHKDRNVILLVETHSALFRLLIKDNDEYLLAARKRNQNQKLKITLINWTEYLCDFLEITKLPESNFRATIKRGHYGLLDAHAKLGILKELVNLALQTDIFREKLDNLIEERQEIGATKRGEALEKARKKREEKEQLKAEADSNGVMDQQFLESVESVAENDNHSNQNGHMEKKRNGKILSSQQGNASENCEDKLANTTAKKKAKKLNLDVEVQPDNGKDSSRKEGLKYLKDDKKEGTEKRDKEHRREFYEREMEKRVICRNPLGKDRFYNRYLWFPRDGRIFIESSDSKEWGYYSSKEEYGTPKEIKGIGSQDCSRGGCASKIYTCTGST, encoded by the exons ATGCCCCTATTGAAAAAGAAGCAATTTTCCTTGGCAGAACCACCTAAGGATTTAGATCCTTGTGAGCTTGTTTACCAAGTTCGTTTCACAAAAGAGATATTTAGGGATTATCA GGAATATTTGAACCGTATAAATTTGTATCGCCAGAGAGTTTGGGTTTGTAAAGTCACTGGGAAAACTAGCTTGACTTATGAGGAGGCTTTGGTATCAGAAAAGCGGGCAGGGGAGAAGGTTCAACAGTTTCCCAAAGAACTTATGGCACCTGTGTTACGTATCATCCAATACA GTATGCTTTCACTGAAGGATCTTGCCATAACAATAGCTGAAAAGCTGCAGAAACACTTGTTTGTAGGTGCTGAATTGTATGGAAGGAAGGAAAATGGTGTATTTGCATGCAAAATAACAAAAGTTCTAGATGAGGATCCTGAAAAAATCCAATATGAGGTGGCATGGCTTgacaaaaataagaaagtaaTGGAACATTCATTAGTAAGTCGAGAAGATTTAATACAGAAGAAGGTGCTCTTTAGTAGAAATGTTTTGAAGTCTTTTATTCGGGACTCTACGTACCGAAGTGCTCCTTGGGTCATTCATGATAAACTGGCACAAAATCATGGAATTTCAACTGACCTTCCAGAGGAGTTAAGAGACCAAGTTTTCTTCAAGGATGGACTACTAGTATGCAATAAGAAGCGAAGGAAAATTGAGGAAGATGGAAAAATTGAGAAG GAAGctggaaaaaataaaaggaagaaaatggaAG GAGATGATGAGTCAATGAAAGAACCAATTAAGTATCCTATCGATGACCTGTTGGTGCAGCCTGGTGCAGATGATCCAGTTTTTACTGACCGCCCTTCTCCATCAAGGGACTTCAATGTTCCGCTTCATTGTGTTGGGGATCTATTAATGGTTTGGGATTTTTGTTCGTCATTTGGTAGGCTGTTGCGCTTGTGGCCATTCtctcttgaagattttgaaaatGCAATCTGCCACAAAGACAGAAATGTGATACTCCTTGTGGAAACTCATTCAGCTCTTTTCCGATTGCTCATAAAAGACAATGATGAATATTTATTGGCTGCAcggaaaagaaatcaaaatcaaaaattaaag ATTACGCTGATCAATTGGACTGAGTATTTGTgtgattttttggaaataacCAAACTTCCTGAATCAAATTTTAGAGCAACTATTAAGCGGGGGCATTATGGCCTTTTAGATGCTCATGCTAAACTTGGAATCTTAAAAGAATTGGTTAACCTAGCACTTCAAACAGATATTTTTAGGGAGAAGTTGGATAATCTTATTGAAGAGCGGCAGGAAATTGGGGCCACAAAAAGGGGGGAAGCATTAGAAAAAGCCAGAAAGAAAAGGGAGGAAAAGGAACAGTTGAAGGCTGAGGCTGACTCCAATGGAGTAATGGATCAACAATTTTTGGAGAGTGTAGAAAGTGTAGCAGAAAATGATAATCACAGTAATCAGAATGGTcatatggaaaagaaaagaaatgggaAGATCCTTTCATCTCAGCAGGGCAATGCATCAGAGAATTG TGAGGACAAGCTTGCCAACACCACAGCAAAGAAAAAGGCCAAGAAGCTGAATTTGGATGTGGAAGTCCAACCAGATAATGGCAAGGATTCATCTAGGAAGGAAGGGTTGAAATACCTGAAGGATGATAAAAAGGAAGGAACTGAGAAAAGGGACAAAGAACACAGG AGAGAATTTTATGAACGGGAAATGGAGAAACGAGTGATATGCAGAAACCCCTTGGGCAAAGACAGATTTTACAACAGGTATTTGTGGTTTCCTCGTGATGGGAGGATATTTATTGAGAGTTCTGACTCCAAGGAGTGGGGATACTACAGTAGCAAGGAAGAG TACGGAACTCCAAAAGAGATCAAAGGAATTGGCTCACAAGATTGCAGCAGAGGAGGCTGTGCTTCGAAGATCTACACGTGTACGGGCTCCACCTAG